In the genome of Streptomyces racemochromogenes, one region contains:
- a CDS encoding immunity 49 family protein, giving the protein MQHVREVERHSLGEERKAGALQDIVLRTLMRHGRLESDPSPERLLSLAEEILDHVAARTTEGGRLGEEARTALHTAAECALGALSVGCWPNGDQEVPLPLIGETLSSEDLDFSAAVTAAPTARTWLHAFETAVVSGLVWNWRKVIGLLLRNDCAPDLHKGVPHSPHTSYSEPGDLAAMDALCGYLTPSTSHLPSGWPTVPLCKPDAATRAAAAAALDAAGPLTADQRLLRVLLDDDRAAFEAALADRLTAHRESARAEADPAPRTLLPLGPLTLAALAVQTHQWELGVRSGYLPPELLGFTDAMTLAGRTQVNGLGGWAAAT; this is encoded by the coding sequence ATGCAGCACGTACGGGAAGTGGAACGGCACTCGCTGGGCGAGGAGCGGAAGGCCGGGGCCCTCCAGGACATCGTCCTGCGGACCCTGATGCGCCACGGCCGCCTGGAGAGCGACCCGTCCCCCGAGCGGCTGCTGAGCCTGGCCGAGGAGATCCTCGACCACGTCGCCGCCCGCACCACCGAGGGCGGACGCCTCGGCGAGGAGGCCCGCACCGCGCTGCACACCGCCGCGGAGTGCGCCCTGGGCGCCCTCAGCGTCGGCTGCTGGCCGAACGGCGACCAGGAGGTCCCGCTCCCGCTGATCGGCGAGACCCTCAGCAGCGAGGACCTCGACTTCTCCGCCGCCGTCACCGCCGCCCCCACCGCCCGGACCTGGCTCCACGCCTTCGAGACCGCGGTGGTCAGCGGGCTGGTGTGGAACTGGCGGAAGGTCATCGGCCTGCTGCTGCGCAACGACTGCGCCCCCGATCTCCACAAGGGGGTGCCGCACTCGCCCCACACCTCGTACTCCGAGCCCGGCGACCTCGCCGCGATGGACGCCCTGTGCGGCTACCTCACCCCGAGCACCAGCCACCTGCCCAGCGGCTGGCCGACCGTCCCCCTGTGCAAGCCGGACGCCGCCACGCGCGCCGCGGCGGCCGCCGCCCTGGACGCCGCCGGCCCGCTGACCGCCGACCAGCGGCTGCTGCGCGTCCTCCTCGACGACGACCGGGCGGCCTTCGAGGCGGCCCTCGCGGACCGGCTCACCGCCCACCGCGAGAGCGCGCGGGCCGAGGCCGACCCCGCGCCCCGGACCCTGCTGCCACTGGGCCCGCTGACCCTGGCCGCCCTCGCGGTCCAGACCCACCAGTGGGAGCTCGGCGTCCGCTCCGGCTACCTGCCGCCCGAGCTGCTCGGCTTCACCGACGCGATGACCCTGGCCGGCCGGACCCAGGTGAACGGCCTGGGCGGCTGGGCCGCCGCCACGTAG
- the purU gene encoding formyltetrahydrofolate deformylase, with protein sequence MSADPQSQAQPEAQAQYVLTVSCPDKQGIVHAVSSYLFMTGCNIVDSQQFGDRETGLFFMRVHFEAESAVTVEKLRASFAAIGDSFRMDWQIHRSDERMRIVLMVSKFGHCLNDLLFRSRIGALPVEIAAVVSNHTDFAELVGSYDIPFVHIPVTKDTKADAEARLLELVREENVELVVLARYMQVLSDTLCKELSGRIINIHHSFLPSFKGAKPYHQAHARGVKLIGATAHYVTADLDEGPIIEQEVERVGHEVTPDQLVAIGRDVECQALARAVKWHSEHRVLLNGSRTVVFA encoded by the coding sequence ATGAGCGCAGACCCACAGTCCCAGGCCCAGCCCGAGGCCCAGGCCCAGTACGTCCTGACCGTCTCCTGCCCCGACAAGCAGGGCATCGTGCACGCCGTGTCGAGCTACCTCTTCATGACCGGCTGCAACATCGTGGACAGTCAGCAGTTCGGAGACCGGGAGACCGGGCTCTTCTTCATGCGGGTGCACTTCGAGGCCGAGTCCGCCGTGACGGTGGAGAAGCTGCGCGCCAGCTTCGCCGCGATCGGCGACTCCTTCCGGATGGACTGGCAGATCCACCGCTCCGACGAGCGGATGCGGATCGTACTGATGGTGTCGAAGTTCGGGCACTGCCTGAACGACCTGCTCTTCCGCTCCCGGATCGGCGCGCTGCCGGTGGAGATCGCGGCGGTGGTCTCGAACCACACCGACTTCGCCGAGCTGGTCGGCTCGTACGACATCCCCTTCGTGCACATCCCGGTCACCAAGGACACCAAGGCGGACGCCGAGGCGCGGCTCCTGGAGCTGGTGCGCGAGGAGAACGTGGAGCTGGTGGTGCTCGCCCGCTACATGCAGGTGCTGTCGGACACCCTGTGCAAGGAGCTCAGCGGGCGGATCATCAACATCCACCACTCCTTCCTGCCGAGCTTCAAGGGCGCGAAGCCGTACCACCAGGCGCACGCGCGCGGTGTGAAGCTGATCGGCGCCACCGCCCACTACGTGACGGCCGACCTCGACGAGGGCCCGATCATCGAGCAGGAGGTCGAGCGGGTCGGCCACGAGGTCACCCCGGACCAGCTGGTCGCCATCGGCCGCGACGTGGAGTGCCAGGCGCTGGCGCGGGCCGTGAAGTGGCACAGCGAGCACCGGGTCCTGCTGAACGGCTCCCGGACCGTCGTCTTCGCGTAG
- a CDS encoding SCO4402 family protein, with the protein MGGMPLNDMPWWRWRSNVRSALHMLSDPLFQEEVWVAGAEGYGDVTDAVYRLVEDTWLDSWSADKYVGTIFRDAQEAALVDHVVLRVLRILHQVGPDAHVSAYLGHQDWPEAVRAAREAHVRMSTADGEDPDDRPTSVDVLKTLTRVV; encoded by the coding sequence ATGGGCGGCATGCCCCTCAACGACATGCCGTGGTGGCGCTGGCGCAGCAACGTGCGCTCGGCGCTGCACATGCTCTCCGACCCGCTGTTCCAGGAAGAGGTCTGGGTCGCGGGCGCAGAAGGGTACGGCGACGTCACCGACGCCGTGTACCGGCTCGTCGAGGACACCTGGCTCGACAGCTGGTCCGCCGACAAGTACGTGGGCACGATCTTCCGCGACGCGCAGGAGGCGGCCCTGGTCGACCACGTGGTGCTGCGGGTGCTGCGGATCCTGCACCAGGTCGGTCCCGACGCGCACGTCTCCGCGTACCTCGGCCACCAGGACTGGCCCGAGGCGGTCCGGGCGGCGCGCGAGGCGCACGTACGGATGTCGACGGCGGACGGGGAGGACCCGGACGACCGGCCGACCTCCGTCGACGTGCTGAAAACGCTGACCCGCGTGGTGTGA
- a CDS encoding ABC transporter substrate-binding protein, with protein MTHHRRATSLSRLLIAVATGACLTTACGVVPGGTGGSGDSLTVMTFAPIGTKATNMAGMPGMAKAYERWVNANGGIKGRKLRVITCNEKNTATGAADCARKAITEKAVAVVGSYSQHGRAFMAPLEAEGIPFIGGYGVSPEEFQSTLSFPVNGGQPALLAGAGHQLGKACSQVSLVRPDTLAGDTMPVLLNAGLKANGMPEADDIRAAEDSADFKPQAREALTGTPSAPAAAPTTTPATAPPPAPSASAAGSASPSKDPKDPKDSKSAKAPAADTGKDKSCVTAVLGERTEIFFDAFRRVDTQHKTQISSVLGSISQALVDRTGGKESPFEGAYVTSWYPVSTDPLWAPMRKVIADQAFGDDTVDPDDSGAQTTWIAYNVLNQIVQRFKSDEDITARKLTRALNHSPGVQTGNLTPELSWRYQDMRAVAGFPRLVNGRVSFQTVQSGRLVAQLGEQNLDMTPTLEQAPRSA; from the coding sequence ATGACCCATCACCGACGCGCAACTTCCCTGTCCCGCCTGCTGATTGCCGTGGCGACGGGCGCGTGTCTCACCACGGCGTGCGGGGTGGTCCCCGGCGGCACGGGGGGCTCCGGGGACTCCCTCACGGTCATGACCTTCGCACCCATCGGAACAAAAGCGACCAATATGGCAGGAATGCCGGGCATGGCCAAGGCCTACGAACGGTGGGTGAACGCCAACGGGGGCATAAAGGGCCGCAAACTGCGCGTCATCACCTGCAACGAGAAGAACACCGCCACCGGCGCCGCCGACTGCGCCCGCAAGGCCATCACCGAGAAGGCCGTCGCCGTCGTCGGCTCCTACAGCCAGCACGGCCGCGCCTTCATGGCCCCGCTGGAGGCCGAGGGCATCCCGTTCATCGGCGGCTACGGGGTCTCGCCCGAGGAGTTCCAGAGCACCCTGTCGTTCCCGGTCAACGGCGGCCAGCCCGCGCTGCTCGCCGGGGCCGGCCACCAGCTCGGCAAGGCCTGCTCCCAGGTCTCCCTGGTCCGCCCTGACACCCTCGCGGGCGACACCATGCCGGTCCTGCTGAACGCGGGGCTCAAGGCCAACGGCATGCCCGAGGCCGACGACATCCGTGCCGCCGAGGACTCCGCCGACTTCAAGCCGCAGGCCCGCGAGGCCCTGACCGGCACCCCGTCGGCCCCGGCCGCCGCCCCCACGACGACGCCGGCCACGGCCCCGCCCCCCGCTCCCTCCGCATCCGCTGCCGGATCCGCATCCCCGTCCAAGGACCCCAAGGACCCCAAGGACTCCAAGTCCGCGAAGGCCCCGGCCGCCGACACCGGCAAGGACAAGAGCTGCGTGACGGCCGTCCTCGGCGAGCGCACCGAGATCTTCTTCGACGCCTTCCGCCGCGTCGACACCCAGCACAAGACGCAGATCTCCTCCGTCCTCGGCAGCATCAGCCAGGCCCTGGTGGACCGCACCGGCGGCAAGGAGAGCCCCTTCGAGGGCGCCTACGTCACCAGCTGGTACCCGGTCTCCACCGACCCGCTGTGGGCGCCGATGCGCAAGGTGATCGCCGACCAGGCCTTCGGCGACGACACCGTGGACCCCGACGACAGCGGCGCCCAGACCACCTGGATCGCGTACAACGTCCTCAACCAGATCGTCCAGCGCTTCAAGAGCGACGAGGACATCACCGCCCGCAAGCTCACCCGGGCCCTCAACCATTCCCCGGGCGTCCAGACCGGCAACCTCACCCCCGAGCTGAGCTGGCGCTACCAGGACATGCGCGCCGTCGCCGGGTTCCCGCGCCTGGTCAACGGCCGGGTCAGCTTCCAGACCGTCCAGTCGGGCCGCCTGGTCGCCCAGCTCGGCGAGCAGAACCTCGACATGACCCCGACCCTGGAACAGGCCCCCCGCTCGGCCTGA
- a CDS encoding transcriptional regulator, translating to MAARPLVARQPNERLQSLIQEAGCSNAGLARRVNMCGAEHGLDLRYDKTSVARWLRGQQPRGRAPGIIAEALGRKLGRTVTIDEIGMANGKNLASGVGLQFSPTVIGAIEQVCELWRSDVGRRDFLSGSSVAASALVEPSRDWLITGADPQVARNAGARVGMPDVEAVRATTEALTDLDHRFGSGHVRPVVVHYLNSVVSGLIAGSYREPVGRALFAAVARLTELAGYMAVDTGQPGLAQRYYIQALRMAQAAGDRAYGGYVLAASMSHLAAELGNPREIAQLARAAQEGTRGQVTPRVEAMFYAAEARGHALLGDARAAAVLSGRAVSALERAEPESGDDPVWIRHFDQAYLADELAHCHRDLGQADAAGRRAEEALRHLPATKARRRAIGLLLLAASQVQRREVEQACQTATKAAELLGSLRSRRGAEYLDDFRARLEPYREEPAVREFGARLEVQAA from the coding sequence ATGGCAGCCAGGCCTCTCGTAGCGCGCCAGCCGAACGAACGGCTGCAGTCGCTCATCCAGGAAGCCGGGTGCTCCAACGCCGGGCTCGCACGGCGCGTCAACATGTGCGGGGCCGAGCACGGCCTCGATCTCCGCTACGACAAGACCTCGGTCGCCCGCTGGCTGCGCGGCCAGCAGCCGCGCGGCCGGGCCCCCGGCATCATCGCCGAGGCCCTCGGCCGCAAGCTGGGCCGGACCGTCACCATCGACGAGATCGGCATGGCCAACGGGAAGAACCTCGCCTCCGGGGTCGGCCTGCAGTTCTCCCCGACCGTCATCGGCGCCATCGAGCAGGTCTGCGAGCTGTGGCGCAGCGACGTGGGGCGCCGCGACTTCCTCTCCGGGTCGAGCGTGGCGGCCTCCGCCCTGGTCGAGCCGAGCCGCGACTGGCTGATCACCGGTGCCGACCCGCAGGTGGCGCGCAACGCCGGGGCGCGGGTGGGCATGCCGGACGTGGAGGCGGTACGGGCGACCACCGAGGCGCTGACCGACCTCGACCACCGTTTCGGCAGCGGGCACGTGCGGCCGGTGGTGGTGCACTACCTCAACTCGGTGGTCTCGGGGCTGATCGCGGGCTCGTACCGGGAGCCGGTGGGGCGGGCCCTGTTCGCGGCGGTGGCCCGGCTCACCGAGCTGGCCGGCTACATGGCGGTGGACACCGGGCAGCCGGGTCTGGCCCAGCGCTACTACATCCAGGCCCTGCGGATGGCGCAGGCGGCGGGCGACCGCGCGTACGGGGGCTACGTCCTGGCGGCGTCGATGAGCCACCTCGCCGCCGAGCTGGGCAACCCGCGGGAGATCGCGCAGCTGGCGCGGGCCGCGCAGGAGGGCACGCGGGGGCAGGTCACGCCGCGGGTGGAGGCCATGTTCTACGCCGCCGAGGCGCGCGGGCACGCGCTGCTGGGCGACGCCCGGGCCGCGGCGGTGCTGTCGGGCCGGGCGGTGTCGGCGCTGGAGCGGGCGGAGCCGGAGTCCGGCGACGACCCGGTGTGGATCCGCCACTTCGACCAGGCCTACCTGGCGGACGAGCTGGCGCACTGCCACCGGGACCTGGGGCAGGCCGACGCGGCGGGCCGGCGGGCTGAGGAGGCGCTGCGCCACCTGCCCGCGACGAAGGCGCGCCGCCGGGCGATCGGGCTGCTGCTGCTGGCGGCCTCGCAGGTGCAGCGGCGGGAGGTGGAGCAGGCCTGCCAGACGGCGACGAAGGCCGCCGAACTGCTGGGCTCGCTGCGCTCGCGCCGGGGCGCGGAGTACCTGGACGACTTCCGCGCGCGGCTGGAGCCGTACCGGGAGGAACCGGCCGTCCGGGAGTTCGGGGCGAGGCTGGAGGTCCAGGCGGCCTGA
- a CDS encoding bifunctional DNA primase/polymerase, which translates to MEETITVTETAPIPQQRGDQLLDHAVRYVEERHWDVFAGTWLEPGDGREVCSCGVADCPAPGAHPSVKDWQSLATGSAVGVRRIWGKHPGASILMPTGRTFDALDVPDSAGFLALARLERHERTLGPVALTPDHRMLFFVLPGAGAKVPDLVRKLGWLPHAIDLVTRGEGQYVAAPPTRYGGRGPVQWARKPTPANRWLPDTEELIDALAYACGSEAAAARNRRTA; encoded by the coding sequence GTGGAAGAGACCATCACAGTCACGGAGACCGCCCCCATCCCCCAGCAGCGCGGCGACCAGCTGCTGGACCACGCCGTGCGGTACGTGGAAGAACGCCACTGGGACGTCTTCGCCGGGACGTGGCTGGAGCCCGGCGACGGCCGGGAGGTGTGCTCCTGCGGGGTGGCCGACTGCCCGGCGCCCGGCGCCCACCCCTCGGTCAAGGACTGGCAGTCGCTGGCCACGGGCAGCGCGGTGGGCGTGCGCCGGATCTGGGGCAAGCACCCCGGCGCCTCCATCCTGATGCCGACGGGCCGCACCTTCGACGCGCTCGACGTACCGGACTCCGCCGGGTTCCTCGCACTGGCCCGGCTGGAACGCCACGAGCGGACCCTGGGCCCGGTCGCCCTGACCCCCGACCACCGGATGCTGTTCTTCGTCCTGCCGGGCGCCGGCGCGAAGGTACCGGACCTGGTGCGCAAGCTGGGCTGGCTGCCGCACGCCATCGACCTCGTCACGCGCGGCGAGGGCCAGTACGTGGCGGCGCCGCCGACCCGCTACGGCGGCAGGGGCCCGGTCCAGTGGGCCCGCAAGCCCACCCCCGCGAACCGGTGGCTGCCGGACACCGAGGAGCTGATCGACGCGCTCGCGTACGCCTGCGGCAGCGAGGCGGCCGCGGCCCGCAACCGCCGCACCGCGTGA
- a CDS encoding ABC transporter ATP-binding protein codes for MPDQGYAAGGTDGGTDGGTSGGARSAQPAAAVRVEGLWKRFGEQVAVAGIDLELPAGRFVGLVGPNGAGKTTTLSMVTGLLRPDAGRVVVAGHDVWADPVEVKSRIGVLPEGLRMFERLSGRELLGYMGRLRGLPGEETDKRATQLLDVLDLAGSQHKLVVDYSTGMRKKIGLAAALLHNPEVLFLDEPFEGVDPVSAQTIRGVLERYTASGATVVFSSHVMELVESLCDWVAVMAGGQIRAAGPLADVRGSAPSLQAAFLELVGARGHAAGDSLDWLGGAR; via the coding sequence ATGCCGGACCAGGGTTATGCGGCAGGCGGTACGGACGGCGGGACCGACGGGGGCACGAGTGGCGGCGCGCGATCCGCGCAGCCCGCGGCCGCCGTACGCGTGGAAGGGCTGTGGAAGCGCTTCGGCGAACAGGTCGCCGTCGCGGGCATCGACCTGGAGCTGCCGGCCGGCCGCTTCGTCGGCCTCGTCGGCCCGAACGGCGCCGGGAAGACGACCACCCTGTCCATGGTGACCGGGCTGCTGCGCCCGGACGCGGGCCGGGTGGTCGTCGCCGGGCACGACGTGTGGGCCGACCCGGTCGAGGTCAAGAGCCGCATCGGCGTCCTGCCCGAGGGGCTGCGCATGTTCGAGCGCCTCTCCGGCCGTGAACTCCTCGGCTACATGGGCCGGTTGCGCGGCCTGCCGGGCGAGGAGACCGACAAGCGGGCCACGCAGCTGCTGGACGTGCTCGACCTCGCCGGCTCCCAGCACAAGCTCGTCGTCGACTACTCGACGGGCATGCGCAAGAAGATCGGCCTCGCCGCGGCACTGCTGCACAACCCCGAAGTCCTCTTCCTGGACGAGCCGTTCGAGGGCGTGGACCCGGTGTCGGCGCAGACCATCCGCGGGGTGCTGGAACGTTACACCGCGTCCGGTGCGACCGTCGTCTTCTCCTCCCACGTGATGGAGCTCGTCGAATCGCTCTGCGACTGGGTGGCCGTCATGGCGGGCGGCCAGATCCGCGCCGCCGGCCCGCTGGCCGACGTACGGGGCTCCGCGCCCTCCCTCCAGGCAGCCTTCCTCGAACTCGTCGGCGCCCGCGGCCACGCCGCCGGCGACTCCCTCGACTGGCTCGGCGGCGCACGATGA
- a CDS encoding transporter, which yields MSTAATASGPSVTSLFVRLKLSLVRNGLKGSSKRKAVWIASLVISLLFSLFVTLCLAMLHGHVHAGTVVVLLAAILALGWTVMPLLFPTGDETLDPSRLVMLPLRPRPLVRALLASSLIGTGPLFTLCIAAGSAAAVAHGAAGITAAVVGAPLLLLGCVTLARAVATANVRLLSSRKGRDLAVLSGLLIAIGAQVVNFASQSLFKQGGLTALEPVEAVVRWLPPATAVGMVDSASRGSYGVAAAQLALTLAALAGLLWFWERGLTSLMVTPDGSTLAAAKPEKDRGGAGGFWSLLPGGRTGAVMRRTLRYAVRDPKTKSAWVSSLAVGAIVPVFNALQGTGSVYLACFGAGMLGIQMYNQFGQDTSAFWMVAQTIASPRDAFGELRARAGALALVTVPYTLLVTVATAALVGDWAAFPAALGLALALLGSMLCTGALASAHFPYSIPTEGAFKNVAPGQAGLAWLGIVGGMVSSALICSPVIGLTVYVSLSDDPGTLGLLALPLGTAWGLLVTWAGLRLAAPTVFRKLPEILTAVSKG from the coding sequence ATGAGCACCGCCGCCACGGCCTCCGGGCCCTCCGTCACCTCGCTGTTCGTCCGCCTCAAGCTCTCCCTGGTGCGCAACGGCCTCAAGGGTTCCTCGAAGCGCAAGGCCGTGTGGATCGCCAGCCTGGTGATCTCGCTGCTGTTCTCCCTCTTCGTCACCCTGTGCCTGGCCATGCTGCACGGCCACGTCCACGCCGGGACCGTCGTCGTCCTGCTGGCCGCGATCCTCGCGCTCGGCTGGACCGTGATGCCGCTGCTCTTCCCGACCGGCGACGAGACCCTCGACCCGAGCCGGCTGGTGATGCTGCCGCTGCGCCCGCGTCCGCTCGTACGGGCCCTGCTGGCCTCCTCGCTCATCGGCACCGGCCCGCTGTTCACGCTCTGCATCGCCGCCGGCTCGGCGGCCGCGGTGGCGCACGGCGCGGCCGGCATCACCGCCGCCGTCGTGGGCGCCCCGCTCCTGCTGCTGGGCTGCGTGACCCTGGCCCGCGCCGTGGCCACGGCGAACGTCCGGCTGCTGTCCAGCCGCAAGGGACGCGACCTCGCGGTGCTCAGCGGCCTGCTGATCGCGATCGGCGCCCAGGTCGTCAACTTCGCCAGCCAGAGCCTGTTCAAGCAGGGCGGCCTGACCGCCCTGGAGCCGGTCGAGGCCGTCGTGCGCTGGCTTCCGCCGGCGACGGCCGTCGGCATGGTGGACTCCGCGAGCCGGGGCTCGTACGGCGTGGCCGCCGCGCAGCTCGCCCTCACCCTCGCCGCCCTGGCCGGCCTCCTGTGGTTCTGGGAGCGCGGCCTGACCAGCCTGATGGTCACCCCGGACGGCTCCACCCTCGCGGCCGCGAAGCCCGAGAAGGACCGCGGCGGCGCCGGCGGCTTCTGGTCCCTCCTGCCGGGCGGGCGCACCGGCGCGGTCATGCGGCGCACGCTGCGCTACGCCGTCCGCGACCCGAAGACGAAGTCGGCCTGGGTGTCCTCGCTGGCGGTCGGCGCGATCGTCCCCGTCTTCAACGCCCTCCAGGGCACCGGCTCGGTGTACCTGGCCTGCTTCGGCGCGGGGATGCTCGGCATCCAGATGTACAACCAGTTCGGGCAGGACACCTCCGCCTTCTGGATGGTCGCCCAGACCATCGCCTCGCCGCGCGACGCGTTCGGTGAACTCCGCGCCCGTGCCGGCGCGCTGGCGCTGGTCACCGTCCCGTACACGCTCCTCGTCACGGTGGCCACCGCCGCCCTGGTGGGCGACTGGGCCGCCTTCCCGGCCGCCCTGGGCCTGGCTCTGGCCCTGCTGGGCTCGATGCTGTGCACGGGCGCGCTGGCCTCGGCGCACTTCCCCTACTCCATCCCGACGGAGGGCGCGTTCAAGAACGTCGCCCCGGGACAGGCCGGCCTGGCCTGGCTGGGCATCGTCGGCGGCATGGTGTCGTCCGCGCTGATCTGCTCCCCGGTGATCGGCCTGACGGTGTACGTCAGCCTGTCGGACGACCCCGGCACCCTCGGCCTGCTCGCCCTCCCGCTCGGCACCGCCTGGGGCCTCCTGGTCACCTGGGCGGGCCTGCGCCTGGCGGCCCCGACGGTCTTCCGCAAGCTCCCGGAGATCCTGACGGCGGTCAGCAAGGGCTGA
- a CDS encoding SseB family protein produces the protein MGFDEEWGRLRAEAAGRATAEQTPTAVGGPPARDRLAEFRGRVALVPHDEHGGLWTAPLGGLDWICAFSDEEALARFAQARDETDRAWDFRRVPGAWLLDEVIPALDFPCGVALDPAGPDGTVFPPVRGIVPDSAALDGGATA, from the coding sequence GTGGGGTTCGACGAGGAGTGGGGCCGGCTGCGCGCCGAGGCGGCCGGCAGGGCCACCGCCGAGCAGACGCCGACGGCTGTGGGCGGGCCGCCGGCGCGGGACCGGCTGGCGGAGTTCCGCGGCCGGGTGGCGCTCGTTCCGCACGACGAGCACGGCGGGCTGTGGACGGCCCCGCTCGGCGGCCTGGACTGGATCTGCGCCTTCTCGGACGAGGAGGCGCTGGCACGCTTCGCCCAGGCCCGGGACGAGACGGACCGCGCGTGGGACTTCCGGCGGGTGCCCGGGGCCTGGCTGCTGGACGAGGTGATACCGGCGCTGGACTTCCCGTGCGGGGTCGCGCTGGACCCGGCGGGTCCCGACGGCACGGTGTTCCCGCCCGTACGCGGGATCGTGCCCGACTCCGCCGCGCTGGACGGCGGGGCGACGGCATGA